The proteins below are encoded in one region of Mycobacterium pseudokansasii:
- a CDS encoding valine--tRNA ligase, translating to MTARARSDADQLPKSWDPGAMEGPIYQKWLDAGYFTADPTSSRPAYSIVLPPPNVTGSLHMGHALEHTMMDALTRRKRMQGYEVLWQPGTDHAGIATQSVVEKQLAVEGKTKEDFGRELFVDKVWDWKRESGGAIGGQMRRLGDGVDWSRDRFTMDEGLSRAVRTIFKRLYDTGLIYQAERLVNWSPVLQTAISDLEVNYLDVEGELVSFRYGSLDDSQPHIVVATTRVETMLGDTAIAVHPDDDRYRDLVGTSLPHPFVDRDLIIVADEHVDPEFGTGAVKVTPAHDPNDFEIGMRHSLPMPSIMDAKGRIAGTGTQFDGMDRFEARVAVREALAAQGRVVEEKRPYLHSVGHSERSGEPIEPRLSLQWWVRVESLAKAAGDAVRNGDTVIHPASLEPRWFTWVDDMHDWCISRQLWWGHRIPIWYGPDGEKVCVGPDETPPEGWEQDPDVLDTWFSSALWPFSTLGWPEKTPELEKFYPTSVLVTGYDIMFFWVARMMMFGTFVGGDDAITLDGRRGPQVPFTDVFLHGLIRDEFGRKMSKSKGNVIDPLEWMDTFGADALRFTLARGASPGGDLAIGEDAVRASRNFSTKLFNATRYALLNGATKPSEAPLPVPAELTDADRWILGRLEEVRAEVDSAFDSYEFSRACEALYHFAWDEFCDWYVELAKTQLAEGLSHTTAVLAAALDTLLRLLHPVIPFITEVLWQALTREESLVIADWPRPSGITVDPVAAQRISDMQKLVTEIRRFRSDQGLADRQKVPARLAGIDESDLNTQVAAVTSLAWLTAAGPDFRPSVSLEVRLSRARVVVELDTSGTIDVAAERRRLEKDLAAAQKELSATGAKLANADFLAKAPEAVVDKIRDRQRLAQEETDRISARLAALQ from the coding sequence GTGACCGCGCGCGCCCGCTCCGACGCCGACCAGCTGCCCAAGTCGTGGGACCCGGGTGCGATGGAGGGCCCCATCTACCAGAAATGGCTGGATGCCGGTTACTTCACCGCGGACCCCACCAGTAGCAGGCCCGCCTACTCGATCGTGCTGCCGCCGCCGAATGTGACCGGCAGTCTGCATATGGGCCACGCACTGGAACACACCATGATGGACGCCCTGACCCGCCGAAAACGGATGCAGGGCTACGAGGTGCTGTGGCAGCCAGGTACCGACCATGCCGGTATCGCCACCCAGAGCGTGGTGGAAAAGCAGCTGGCTGTCGAGGGCAAGACCAAAGAGGACTTCGGCCGTGAGCTGTTCGTCGACAAGGTCTGGGACTGGAAGCGGGAGTCGGGCGGGGCGATCGGTGGCCAGATGCGCCGGCTCGGCGACGGGGTGGACTGGAGCCGCGACCGCTTCACCATGGACGAGGGGCTGTCGCGGGCGGTGCGGACGATCTTCAAGAGGCTCTACGACACCGGGCTGATCTATCAGGCCGAGCGGCTGGTCAACTGGTCGCCGGTGCTTCAGACGGCGATCTCGGATCTGGAGGTCAACTACCTCGACGTCGAAGGCGAGCTGGTCTCGTTCCGGTACGGCTCGCTGGACGACTCGCAACCACACATCGTGGTCGCCACCACACGCGTGGAGACGATGCTCGGCGACACCGCCATCGCGGTCCATCCCGACGACGATCGCTACCGCGACCTGGTCGGAACCAGCCTGCCGCACCCGTTTGTCGACCGGGACCTGATCATCGTTGCCGACGAGCATGTGGACCCCGAATTCGGCACCGGCGCGGTCAAAGTCACGCCCGCACATGACCCCAACGACTTCGAGATCGGAATGCGGCACAGCCTGCCGATGCCCTCGATCATGGACGCCAAGGGCCGGATCGCCGGCACCGGAACACAATTCGACGGCATGGACCGATTCGAAGCACGGGTCGCGGTGCGCGAGGCGTTGGCCGCCCAAGGCCGCGTCGTCGAGGAGAAACGCCCTTACCTGCACAGCGTGGGACATTCCGAGCGCAGCGGGGAGCCGATCGAACCGCGGCTGTCGTTGCAGTGGTGGGTCCGGGTGGAGTCGTTGGCCAAGGCCGCCGGCGACGCGGTGCGCAACGGCGACACCGTGATTCACCCTGCCAGCCTGGAACCGCGCTGGTTCACCTGGGTCGACGACATGCACGACTGGTGCATCTCGCGACAGCTGTGGTGGGGTCATCGCATCCCGATCTGGTACGGGCCCGACGGCGAAAAGGTGTGTGTCGGACCGGACGAAACACCTCCGGAGGGCTGGGAGCAGGACCCGGACGTGCTGGACACCTGGTTCTCCTCCGCGCTGTGGCCGTTCTCCACTCTGGGCTGGCCCGAAAAGACGCCGGAGCTGGAAAAGTTCTATCCGACAAGCGTTCTGGTCACCGGTTACGACATCATGTTCTTCTGGGTGGCGCGGATGATGATGTTCGGCACCTTCGTCGGCGGCGACGACGCCATCACGCTCGACGGCCGCCGCGGCCCCCAAGTGCCGTTCACCGACGTGTTCCTGCACGGGCTGATTCGTGACGAGTTCGGCCGCAAGATGAGTAAGTCCAAGGGCAACGTCATCGACCCGCTGGAGTGGATGGATACGTTCGGTGCCGATGCGTTGCGGTTCACGCTGGCCCGTGGAGCCAGCCCCGGTGGCGACTTGGCGATCGGCGAGGATGCCGTCCGCGCGTCGCGCAACTTCAGCACCAAGCTGTTCAACGCGACGCGCTACGCACTGCTCAACGGCGCCACCAAGCCCTCCGAGGCGCCTTTGCCGGTGCCGGCCGAGCTGACCGATGCCGACCGCTGGATCCTGGGAAGACTGGAAGAGGTTCGAGCCGAAGTCGATTCGGCCTTCGACAGCTACGAGTTCAGCCGTGCCTGCGAAGCGTTGTATCACTTCGCCTGGGACGAGTTCTGCGACTGGTATGTCGAACTGGCAAAAACCCAACTGGCCGAAGGACTCTCGCATACCACAGCGGTACTGGCAGCGGCGTTGGACACGCTGCTTCGGCTGCTGCACCCGGTGATCCCGTTCATCACCGAGGTGCTCTGGCAGGCTTTGACCCGGGAAGAGTCACTGGTGATCGCCGACTGGCCGCGGCCCTCCGGGATCACTGTGGATCCCGTTGCTGCGCAGCGCATCAGCGATATGCAGAAGCTGGTGACCGAGATCCGGCGATTCCGCAGCGATCAGGGTCTGGCCGACCGGCAAAAAGTACCGGCCCGGCTGGCCGGTATCGACGAGTCGGACCTGAACACTCAGGTTGCCGCCGTGACATCGCTGGCATGGCTCACCGCTGCGGGTCCCGATTTCCGCCCGTCGGTGTCATTGGAGGTTCGGCTGAGCCGGGCAAGGGTCGTCGTCGAACTCGACACCTCCGGCACGATCGACGTGGCCGCTGAACGCCGCCGGCTGGAAAAGGACTTGGCCGCCGCGCAAAAGGA
- a CDS encoding LysM peptidoglycan-binding domain-containing protein, with amino-acid sequence MSDTLGEGQRLQRGESLVSNNGAYTLTLQEDGNLVLAADGTPVWATATEGQDVVRAELQTDGNFVLYTPERPVWHSDTVGSKSVRLVLQDDRNLVLYAADGPAWATGTQTDTPPAELQKSVGAPEVTGAAQAAQPVGEAAPEPIAEAVADEPAEPAPNTYTVVSGDTLWGIAERFYGDGNKYQVLVDANAIPNPDLIHPGQVLTIP; translated from the coding sequence ATGTCAGACACGCTCGGTGAAGGACAGCGGCTGCAGCGAGGGGAATCCTTGGTCTCCAACAACGGGGCCTACACCTTGACCCTGCAAGAAGACGGCAACCTGGTGCTCGCCGCTGACGGCACGCCGGTATGGGCCACCGCGACCGAGGGCCAGGACGTGGTGCGCGCCGAGCTGCAGACTGATGGCAACTTCGTCCTCTACACGCCGGAGCGGCCGGTCTGGCACAGCGACACCGTGGGCAGCAAGAGCGTCAGGCTGGTGCTCCAGGATGACCGCAACCTGGTGCTCTACGCGGCCGACGGCCCGGCCTGGGCCACCGGGACGCAGACCGACACGCCGCCAGCCGAACTGCAGAAATCTGTTGGCGCCCCGGAGGTGACCGGCGCGGCGCAGGCGGCGCAGCCCGTCGGGGAAGCGGCGCCGGAGCCGATCGCGGAGGCGGTCGCCGACGAGCCTGCTGAGCCCGCTCCCAACACGTACACTGTGGTCTCCGGCGACACCTTGTGGGGCATCGCCGAACGCTTCTACGGTGACGGGAACAAGTACCAGGTGTTGGTCGACGCCAATGCGATTCCCAATCCCGACCTGATCCATCCCGGCCAGGTCCTCACGATTCCGTGA